The nucleotide window GTCGGAGGATATGCTGTGATGGCGTAAGTATGGGGAAAATCTGACTTGCGAAGTCAGAGGATGGCATTTGCCTCTGTTGGTATCTCTTCATTATGCTCTTTCAGGCTTTCTATATATAATTCAATAGCTTCCTTTGCCATCTCTATTGCTTCTTCTATTGTATCCCCATAAGTGACACAGCCTGCAAGAGAAGGAACTATTACTGTATAACCCCCTTCAGGTTCTTTTCTTAGAAAGATTCTATAACTTAATGGTTTCATATGATGATCTCCTCTTTATTGTATAATATACAACTATACAGTGAAATTGCTAATAAATATTTGATTGTTTAATTTTACTAATTTTATAAAAGGTTGCAATAATATTTGGTAAAACATTGTAGGGACTATGATTAAGAAATTATAAATTCAAAACTACAAAATAAATCTGACTTGCGAAGTCAGAGGATGGCGTGTGGATGCGGAAAATCTGACTTGCGAAGTCGAAGGATTTTGAGATGGCGTAAGTACGGGGAAAATCTGACTTGCGAAGTCGGGGAAT belongs to Deferribacterota bacterium and includes:
- a CDS encoding type II toxin-antitoxin system HicB family antitoxin codes for the protein MKPLSYRIFLRKEPEGGYTVIVPSLAGCVTYGDTIEEAIEMAKEAIELYIESLKEHNEEIPTEANAIL